In Nitrobacteraceae bacterium AZCC 1564, the following proteins share a genomic window:
- a CDS encoding multidrug efflux pump subunit AcrA (membrane-fusion protein) (product_source=COG0845; cath_funfam=2.40.50.100; cleavage_site_network=SignalP-noTM; cog=COG0845; pfam=PF13533; superfamily=111369): MKNRSVTARNSAVIVAFIVLALAGCDSSARKNEAAQAKAPRVVAAKPTLKTITEWDEYTGRFTAVESVQVRARVSGYLTAIHFTDGQMVKQGNLLFTIDRRPFELAAASADAEVKVAESALEFARQELSRAEALRKSDSVPERLIDERASTVRQEEARLAASRASLDRARLDLEFTEVRSPVSGRIDTHTVSVGNLISGGDTNATLLTNIISLNPIRLTFDVDLNAYLKYVRATQDGLAQACGKAPTPSGSLCRATRDFHGRASLISFPIKSIGAAPRSACAPSSITTIFRWPPACSRRCNLRAALRIKRCWCRTKRSRRIKARGSSSSFRTERLNSATSP; encoded by the coding sequence ATGAAGAACCGATCAGTCACTGCGCGGAACAGTGCCGTCATCGTCGCATTCATCGTACTGGCGCTCGCGGGCTGCGATTCGAGCGCGCGGAAGAACGAAGCGGCACAAGCCAAGGCTCCGCGTGTCGTCGCTGCGAAGCCGACGCTTAAGACGATCACGGAATGGGACGAATATACGGGACGTTTCACCGCGGTCGAAAGCGTTCAGGTGCGCGCTCGCGTCAGCGGGTATCTGACCGCGATACATTTCACCGACGGCCAGATGGTCAAGCAGGGCAATCTGCTCTTCACCATTGATCGTCGCCCGTTCGAGCTCGCCGCCGCGTCGGCGGATGCCGAAGTCAAGGTTGCGGAATCCGCGCTCGAATTCGCGCGGCAGGAGCTGTCCCGGGCCGAAGCACTCCGGAAATCGGACAGCGTGCCTGAGAGGCTCATCGACGAGCGAGCGTCCACCGTTCGACAAGAAGAGGCTCGTCTCGCTGCGTCCCGCGCGAGCCTGGATCGCGCCCGGCTCGATCTCGAATTCACGGAAGTGCGGTCCCCCGTTTCAGGCCGCATCGACACGCACACCGTCAGCGTCGGCAATCTGATCAGCGGCGGCGACACCAATGCGACACTTCTCACCAACATCATTTCTCTGAATCCCATCCGGCTGACCTTCGACGTCGACCTGAACGCCTATCTCAAATACGTTCGGGCAACACAGGACGGTCTCGCCCAAGCCTGCGGGAAGGCGCCAACGCCGTCAGGGTCGCTCTGCCGGGCGACAAGGGATTTCCACGGTCGGGCAAGCTTGATTTCGTTTCCAATCAAGTCGATCGGGGCAGCGCCACGGTCCGCATGCGCGCCGTCATCGATAACAACGATCTTTCGCTGGCCCCCGGCTTGTTCGCGAAGGTGCAACTTGCGGGCAGCGCTGCGCATCAAGCGATGCTGGTGCCGGACGAAGCGATCTCGACGGATCAAGGCACGCGGATCGTCTTCATCGTTCAGAACGGAAAGGCTCAACTCCGCAACGTCACCATAG
- a CDS encoding aryl-alcohol dehydrogenase-like predicted oxidoreductase (product_source=COG0667; cath_funfam=3.20.20.100; cog=COG0667; pfam=PF00248; superfamily=51430), with amino-acid sequence MDYTHLGRTGLKVSRIALGTMNFGELTDEATSFSIMNEALEAGVNFFDTADVYGGPQSPDMAKGFGISEEIVGRWLAQGGRRERIVLATKVYQPMETGPNDRHLSAYHIRRACEASLRRLQTDHIDLWDIATAQCAATARNLLGLASEQSLYNLSQRTIELEVIQALRHFGIGLIPWSPIGMGLPGGVLSKVKQGRRASSHLQARIETMRPQLEAYEALCSELGKAPSAVALAWVLHNPVVTAAISGPRTVEQLHENLDAASLALSRQTLVKLDEIWPGPGGEAPMAYAW; translated from the coding sequence ATGGACTACACACATTTGGGCAGGACTGGGTTGAAGGTCAGCCGAATTGCGCTAGGCACGATGAATTTCGGCGAACTGACCGATGAGGCGACAAGCTTCTCGATCATGAACGAGGCACTTGAAGCCGGCGTGAATTTTTTCGACACTGCAGACGTCTATGGCGGACCGCAATCGCCCGACATGGCGAAAGGCTTCGGCATCTCGGAAGAGATCGTCGGGCGCTGGCTGGCGCAGGGTGGAAGGCGCGAACGCATCGTGCTCGCGACCAAGGTGTACCAGCCAATGGAGACCGGTCCGAACGACCGGCATCTGTCCGCTTACCATATCCGCCGTGCATGCGAAGCGAGCCTGCGTCGCCTGCAGACCGACCATATCGACCTCTGGGATATCGCGACAGCGCAGTGCGCAGCTACTGCCCGTAATCTGCTTGGACTCGCCTCTGAACAAAGTCTTTATAACCTGAGCCAGCGCACGATCGAGCTGGAGGTCATTCAGGCACTTCGGCATTTTGGGATTGGCCTCATCCCATGGAGCCCCATCGGCATGGGATTGCCGGGCGGAGTCCTCTCCAAGGTGAAACAGGGACGCCGGGCCTCGTCGCATCTGCAAGCGCGGATCGAGACGATGCGCCCGCAGCTTGAGGCCTACGAAGCGTTGTGCAGCGAATTGGGTAAAGCTCCATCCGCCGTGGCGCTTGCCTGGGTGCTTCACAACCCAGTTGTGACGGCTGCCATCAGTGGGCCGCGAACCGTCGAGCAGCTTCATGAGAATCTCGACGCAGCCTCGCTGGCACTTTCGCGACAGACGCTGGTGAAGCTGGACGAAATCTGGCCCGGCCCGGGCGGCGAGGCGCCGATGGCCTACGCGTGGTGA
- a CDS encoding hypothetical protein (product_source=Hypo-rule applied), whose translation MRTTAPPPKLESATKRLWNRLKEAIELGLSLAVVGRIQTCTAKIEASVGRKQSTESGKGESYSWPLFL comes from the coding sequence ATGAGGACGACCGCGCCGCCCCCAAAATTAGAAAGCGCTACCAAGAGGCTTTGGAATCGATTGAAGGAAGCGATTGAGCTCGGTTTAAGCCTCGCAGTCGTTGGTAGGATCCAAACCTGCACAGCTAAAATCGAAGCGTCAGTTGGCCGCAAGCAATCGACCGAGAGCGGTAAAGGTGAGTCCTATAGTTGGCCGCTGTTCCTCTGA
- a CDS encoding quercetin dioxygenase-like cupin family protein (product_source=COG1917; cog=COG1917; pfam=PF07883; superfamily=51182), producing the protein MQIRQAGSQPSARGPAEYFTGTVRIDPLFQAADPSRVSGAHVTFEPGARTAWHTHPFGQTLIVTSGFGWVQRWGGSVEEIRPGDVVSFEPGEKHWHGASPKTAMSHIAIQEALNSSPVEWMEKVSDEQYRAGAAAQ; encoded by the coding sequence ATGCAGATAAGGCAAGCAGGCTCTCAACCTTCTGCCCGCGGCCCGGCGGAGTACTTCACCGGCACTGTCCGTATTGATCCTTTGTTTCAGGCTGCCGATCCTTCGCGCGTATCTGGCGCACACGTGACCTTTGAGCCCGGAGCGCGCACGGCATGGCATACGCATCCCTTTGGCCAAACGCTCATTGTGACTTCCGGCTTTGGCTGGGTGCAGCGTTGGGGCGGCTCCGTCGAGGAAATCCGTCCGGGCGACGTGGTGTCGTTCGAACCTGGCGAGAAGCATTGGCACGGCGCGTCCCCGAAGACGGCCATGAGCCATATTGCCATTCAGGAAGCGCTCAACAGCAGCCCGGTTGAGTGGATGGAGAAGGTGAGCGACGAACAATACCGCGCAGGCGCCGCGGCCCAATAG
- a CDS encoding branched-chain amino acid transport system substrate-binding protein (product_source=KO:K01999; cath_funfam=3.40.50.2300; cleavage_site_network=SignalP-noTM; cog=COG0683; ko=KO:K01999; pfam=PF13458; superfamily=53822) — translation MKKSWAAIVAAAFAAGAMTPTFAQVSNDVVKLGVLDDMSGPYADIQGPGDVVAVKMAVEDFGGKVNGKAIEVVSADVQMKADVGAAIARRWYDVENVDAIFGLGTSAVALAVQGLAQERNKVSIATSVGSTALTGKACSPTGIHWVYDTYALGKGTATAVMKQGGGDTWFFITADYAFGHSLESDTAAIVKRNNGKVIGSVRAPVNSSDFSSFLLQAQSSKAQVIGLANAGADTINSIKNAGDFGIVAGGQKLAGLLVLITDIHTIGLKDAQGLLFTEAYYWDQNDETRAFAKRFAERHGGKPPTMFQAGIYSAATHYLKAIKAAGTDEAKAVIAEMKKIPVNDFMTKNGTIRDDGRMMREMYLLQAKKPSESKGEWDLMKVVATIPAEDAFRPLSESECPLIKK, via the coding sequence ATGAAGAAAAGTTGGGCCGCCATCGTTGCTGCCGCATTTGCCGCAGGGGCAATGACGCCGACATTCGCGCAGGTGTCGAACGATGTCGTCAAACTGGGTGTTCTCGATGACATGTCGGGACCCTACGCCGACATTCAGGGGCCCGGTGACGTGGTCGCCGTGAAAATGGCGGTTGAGGACTTCGGCGGAAAAGTCAACGGCAAGGCAATCGAAGTCGTTTCTGCCGACGTCCAGATGAAAGCTGATGTTGGCGCTGCGATTGCGCGCCGCTGGTACGACGTGGAAAATGTCGACGCGATTTTCGGCCTTGGAACCTCGGCCGTTGCGCTTGCAGTCCAAGGTCTTGCTCAGGAAAGAAACAAGGTTTCGATCGCGACATCCGTTGGATCAACAGCGCTAACGGGTAAAGCGTGCTCTCCCACCGGAATTCATTGGGTGTACGACACTTATGCGTTGGGGAAAGGTACAGCGACGGCTGTTATGAAGCAGGGAGGCGGCGATACATGGTTCTTTATCACCGCGGACTACGCATTCGGTCATTCGCTTGAAAGCGACACTGCTGCCATTGTTAAGCGAAACAACGGAAAAGTCATCGGCTCGGTTCGTGCGCCAGTAAATTCCTCCGACTTTTCTTCCTTCTTGCTCCAAGCGCAATCTTCCAAAGCGCAAGTGATTGGTCTTGCCAATGCTGGTGCTGACACGATCAATTCGATCAAGAATGCGGGCGACTTTGGAATCGTCGCCGGTGGGCAGAAGCTGGCTGGTCTTTTGGTGTTGATTACCGACATCCACACGATCGGCCTTAAAGACGCTCAGGGTTTGCTCTTTACCGAAGCCTACTATTGGGATCAGAACGACGAAACGAGGGCCTTCGCCAAGCGTTTCGCTGAGCGCCATGGGGGAAAACCACCGACCATGTTCCAGGCCGGGATCTACAGCGCAGCGACGCATTATCTGAAAGCGATCAAGGCGGCGGGAACGGACGAAGCTAAGGCAGTCATCGCAGAGATGAAGAAGATCCCGGTCAACGATTTCATGACCAAGAATGGGACCATCCGCGATGACGGGCGAATGATGCGGGAAATGTATCTGCTTCAGGCCAAGAAGCCATCCGAATCGAAGGGTGAGTGGGATCTGATGAAGGTTGTCGCAACCATACCAGCGGAGGATGCGTTCCGTCCGCTATCGGAGAGCGAGTGCCCGTTGATCAAAAAGTGA
- a CDS encoding hypothetical protein (product_source=Hypo-rule applied), producing the protein MLVKRGGGRVPLYRDEGLGAVRVFHSAKEWKEFLKVHPRNNALTLILRALLLSKLRSPETEQGIIGGSLWFALRSGRRQSRSVVGAREVAKRHLLFMS; encoded by the coding sequence GTGCTGGTTAAGCGGGGCGGTGGCCGCGTTCCTCTGTATCGCGATGAGGGACTCGGCGCGGTGCGGGTGTTCCATTCCGCCAAGGAATGGAAAGAATTCCTCAAAGTCCATCCGCGCAACAATGCTCTGACCTTGATCCTGCGGGCACTGTTGCTGAGCAAATTACGGAGCCCCGAGACTGAACAGGGGATAATTGGAGGGAGTTTGTGGTTCGCGTTACGATCAGGCAGGCGTCAGTCTCGCTCAGTAGTCGGGGCACGCGAGGTGGCCAAGCGGCACCTTCTCTTTATGTCGTGA
- a CDS encoding putative MFS family arabinose efflux permease (product_source=COG2814; cath_funfam=1.20.1250.20; cog=COG2814; pfam=PF07690; superfamily=103473; transmembrane_helix_parts=Inside_1_12,TMhelix_13_35,Outside_36_54,TMhelix_55_77,Inside_78_83,TMhelix_84_103,Outside_104_112,TMhelix_113_135,Inside_136_141,TMhelix_142_164,Outside_165_167,TMhelix_168_190,Inside_191_213,TMhelix_214_236,Outside_237_250,TMhelix_251_273,Inside_274_277,TMhelix_278_300,Outside_301_304,TMhelix_305_327,Inside_328_338,TMhelix_339_361,Outside_362_365,TMhelix_366_388,Inside_389_409) has translation MEVTTDQKTTQPMAAWSAVFALTLCASTLVASEWMSVSLLTPMADSLHLTEGQAGQAISVSGLFAILTSLFISAATRGIDRRSVLLWLTGLTLISGIAVAFAPDSTIFMAGRALIGMAIGGFWSMSAATMIRLVPAKDVPRALAVLNGGNALATTIAAPLGSFLGQYIGWRGAFFCVVPIAALTLLWQLATLPKMPSQERASAAAAFKVLRRPEVPYGMLAAALFFLGQFALFTYLRPFFETVTRVNATTISALLLVMSVAGLIGTSLIGFVIRQRLYASLVFMPLAMAVMAVALTAFGSSLSGTAALMFLWGFFGTAAPVDWWTWLSKALLDDAEAGGGLMVAVVQLAITTGAAGGGVLFDSSGYRATFLFSAVILTFSSLVILIGALRRKSKADSQCAGCAPISSAL, from the coding sequence ATGGAAGTCACGACTGATCAAAAGACCACGCAGCCGATGGCTGCGTGGAGCGCCGTCTTCGCGCTCACGCTCTGCGCTTCCACGCTGGTCGCATCCGAGTGGATGTCTGTGAGCCTGCTCACGCCGATGGCGGATAGCCTGCATTTGACGGAAGGACAGGCCGGGCAAGCCATTTCTGTCTCCGGCTTATTCGCCATCCTGACAAGTCTCTTTATCTCAGCCGCAACGCGCGGCATCGACCGGCGCTCCGTTCTGCTGTGGTTGACCGGACTTACGCTGATCTCAGGAATAGCTGTGGCCTTCGCGCCCGACTCCACGATTTTCATGGCCGGTCGCGCGCTCATCGGCATGGCGATCGGAGGCTTCTGGTCAATGTCTGCCGCAACAATGATCCGCCTCGTGCCGGCCAAGGATGTGCCGCGCGCACTTGCAGTTCTCAACGGCGGCAATGCCCTCGCGACGACGATTGCCGCGCCTCTCGGCAGCTTCCTTGGCCAGTACATTGGCTGGCGTGGTGCATTCTTCTGCGTCGTGCCGATTGCAGCGCTGACCCTCCTTTGGCAGCTCGCCACGCTGCCGAAGATGCCGAGCCAGGAGCGTGCAAGCGCGGCAGCGGCATTCAAGGTCCTGCGCCGCCCTGAAGTGCCTTACGGGATGCTCGCAGCAGCGCTGTTTTTCCTCGGGCAGTTCGCGCTCTTCACCTATTTGCGGCCATTCTTCGAAACGGTGACGCGCGTCAATGCGACGACCATTTCGGCCCTCCTGCTTGTGATGAGCGTTGCTGGTCTTATCGGCACGTCCTTGATTGGATTTGTTATTCGCCAGCGTCTTTACGCTTCGCTCGTCTTCATGCCGCTCGCAATGGCGGTGATGGCCGTAGCGCTGACAGCATTTGGCTCCTCGCTCAGCGGTACGGCCGCCCTGATGTTCCTGTGGGGCTTCTTCGGCACGGCGGCACCCGTCGACTGGTGGACGTGGCTCAGCAAGGCGTTGCTCGATGATGCAGAAGCGGGCGGAGGTTTGATGGTCGCTGTGGTTCAGCTTGCAATCACCACCGGCGCTGCTGGCGGCGGCGTGCTCTTCGATAGCAGCGGCTATCGAGCCACTTTTCTCTTCAGCGCCGTGATCCTCACTTTCTCATCACTCGTCATTTTGATTGGAGCGCTTCGCCGCAAGTCAAAGGCTGACTCGCAATGTGCTGGGTGCGCGCCAATAAGCTCGGCTCTGTGA
- a CDS encoding DNA-binding transcriptional LysR family regulator (product_source=COG0583; cath_funfam=1.10.10.10,3.40.190.10; cog=COG0583; pfam=PF00126,PF03466; superfamily=46785,53850): MAGQDFNDLVAFVAVARERSFTKAAAKLGVVQSTLSHTIKRLESQMGLRLLTRTTRSVGLTEAGERLQQSLAPRIEDIERDIAALMSLRDTPSGSIRMTLSDHALETVVWPKLLPVLKKYPDIKVEFSLDTAFRNIVEDGFDAGIRLGESVEKDMIAVRIGPDWRLVAVASPTYLKEHPKPKHPQDLMKHVCIKRREAAGGHYVWEFAKNGPELRVRVEGQLTFNDSRAMIDAAVKGFGIAYVPVDMVMHHVRSGELVIVLDDWSPKFDGYHIYYPTSRQNSAAFKVIVDALRHHEARQRKRG; this comes from the coding sequence ATGGCAGGCCAAGATTTCAATGACTTAGTGGCTTTCGTGGCCGTCGCCCGCGAGCGCAGCTTTACCAAGGCTGCGGCGAAACTGGGCGTCGTGCAGTCAACGCTCAGTCATACGATCAAGCGCCTCGAGTCGCAGATGGGCCTGCGGCTTCTCACGCGCACGACCCGAAGCGTTGGACTGACCGAAGCGGGCGAACGACTTCAGCAATCACTTGCGCCGCGCATTGAAGACATCGAGCGCGACATCGCGGCGCTCATGTCCCTGCGCGACACGCCATCGGGCAGCATCCGGATGACACTCTCGGACCATGCTCTGGAAACAGTCGTCTGGCCAAAGCTGTTGCCAGTGCTAAAAAAATATCCCGACATCAAGGTCGAGTTCAGCCTCGACACGGCTTTCCGCAACATCGTCGAAGACGGCTTCGACGCGGGCATCCGCCTCGGTGAGAGCGTCGAGAAAGACATGATCGCGGTGCGCATAGGCCCGGATTGGCGGCTCGTCGCGGTCGCTTCGCCCACATATCTGAAAGAGCATCCGAAACCGAAGCACCCGCAAGACCTCATGAAGCATGTCTGTATCAAGCGGCGTGAGGCGGCAGGCGGTCATTATGTATGGGAGTTCGCCAAGAATGGTCCCGAACTCCGGGTGCGCGTCGAGGGGCAACTGACGTTCAACGACTCCCGCGCGATGATTGACGCCGCCGTGAAAGGCTTCGGCATCGCCTATGTTCCCGTAGACATGGTGATGCATCACGTCCGGTCAGGTGAACTCGTCATCGTGCTTGACGACTGGTCGCCGAAATTCGACGGCTACCATATCTATTACCCGACGTCCCGGCAGAACTCAGCTGCATTCAAAGTGATCGTTGATGCGCTACGGCATCATGAAGCGCGGCAAAGAAAACGCGGCTAG
- a CDS encoding hydrophobe/amphiphile efflux-1 (HAE1) family protein (product_source=TIGR00915; cath_funfam=1.20.1640.10,3.30.2090.10,3.30.70.1430; cog=COG0841; pfam=PF00873; superfamily=82693,82714,82866; tigrfam=TIGR00915; transmembrane_helix_parts=Inside_1_11,TMhelix_12_34,Outside_35_344,TMhelix_345_362,Inside_363_368,TMhelix_369_391,Outside_392_395,TMhelix_396_418,Inside_419_438,TMhelix_439_461,Outside_462_475,TMhelix_476_498,Inside_499_541,TMhelix_542_564,Outside_565_875,TMhelix_876_895,Inside_896_901,TMhelix_902_924,Outside_925_933,TMhelix_934_956,Inside_957_975,TMhelix_976_998,Outside_999_1012,TMhelix_1013_1035,Inside_1036_1058) → MNLGRFFIDRPVFAIAMSIAMLIIGVVAASRLPVSQYPEVVPPTVTVLAQYPGASAQTIADTVATPIEQEVNGVDDMIYLQSQSTQDGRLNLTITFKIGTDLDKAQVLVQNRVALAEPRLPDVVRRVGVTVRKNSPDFLVVVQLISPDHSCDGLYMSNYAAQQIVPVLERLPGVGDAQIIAEREYAMRIWLDPDKVSEMGLSAADVVAALQSQNVQVAGGNLGRPPISERRAFQEPISVQGRFLDPREFEQIIVKRDDGRIVRLRDIGRAELGARDYGTNAYINDSSAVAILIFQRPGTNALQTSEDVQNVMKGFENKLPLGVNYLMTYNPTEFFVRTSIDALQHTIYEAIALVVLVVVVFLQSLRTTIIPLLAIPVSLVGTFAAMAALGYSINTLTLFALVLAVGIVVDDAIVVVENVERYLHEGMSPKDAARKTMDEVGGALISIALVLVAVFVPTMFLDGITGQFFRQFAVVIAVATVISAFNSLTLSPALAGLLLKPYDGHSTAKANALSRMVRPFVDGFNRFFDVMSEAYGKLARRVVGGTAGMLLVYAVLVGTALWPFSIVPRGFVPAADQGYLIATAELPPGASLQRTDAVVQEMGKRARQVPGVEWSHIFAGQNFSTGTLSSNTGVVYAQLEAFDKRHDESKSVANIQAELQKRFADITDAKINILTPPTMRGIGASGGFSLRIQDINNRGSAQLDGVTQKLLTALRADPRIAFAFSPFSATSPGYFLDIDRTKAEMLGVPTQRVHETLETYLGSAYVNDFNLSGRTYQVIVQADGVNRLDVEQIAKLKARSDSGDMVPLGSIATFRTITAPDRVPRYNLYPSSEVIGNSIPSMSSGETLALVEQIAAKTLPDGYATEWTELSYQERLAAGGGALFALSVVFVFLVLAAQYESWFLPLSVILIVPMCLLSAIAGVMWMGQDNNILTQIGLVVLVGLAAKNAILIVEFARDLELEGESIVDAVVHACRLRLRPILMTSLAFILGVVPLMLAKGAGAELRHAIGTTVFFGMLGVTAFGLIFTPVFYVVIRRCAELLRRRKARGMSMAADPLR, encoded by the coding sequence ATGAACCTCGGCCGCTTCTTCATCGACCGCCCCGTGTTCGCGATCGCCATGTCGATCGCGATGCTGATCATCGGCGTCGTCGCGGCCAGCAGACTTCCGGTCTCGCAGTATCCGGAGGTCGTGCCCCCGACGGTCACGGTGCTTGCGCAGTATCCCGGCGCGAGCGCGCAGACCATCGCCGACACCGTTGCGACGCCGATCGAACAGGAGGTCAACGGCGTCGACGACATGATCTACCTGCAGTCGCAATCGACCCAGGACGGCCGGTTGAATCTGACGATCACGTTCAAGATCGGTACTGACCTGGATAAGGCACAGGTGCTCGTCCAGAATCGCGTCGCGCTGGCGGAGCCGCGCCTTCCGGACGTCGTCCGCCGTGTCGGCGTAACCGTTCGGAAGAATTCGCCGGACTTCCTTGTCGTGGTTCAATTGATCTCGCCAGACCACAGCTGCGACGGGCTCTACATGTCGAATTACGCCGCCCAGCAGATCGTCCCGGTCCTGGAGCGCCTTCCCGGCGTCGGCGACGCACAGATCATCGCAGAGCGCGAATATGCGATGCGGATCTGGCTCGACCCCGACAAAGTCTCGGAGATGGGATTATCCGCGGCCGACGTGGTTGCTGCACTCCAGTCGCAGAACGTGCAGGTCGCCGGCGGTAATCTTGGCAGACCGCCAATTTCCGAGCGACGCGCCTTTCAGGAGCCGATCTCCGTCCAGGGCCGTTTCCTCGATCCCCGCGAATTCGAGCAGATCATCGTCAAGCGCGATGACGGCCGGATCGTCCGGCTCAGGGACATCGGGCGGGCCGAACTCGGAGCGCGCGACTACGGCACGAATGCCTACATCAACGACTCGTCCGCGGTCGCGATTCTCATCTTCCAGCGCCCTGGAACCAACGCGCTGCAGACTTCGGAAGACGTTCAGAACGTCATGAAGGGGTTTGAGAACAAGCTCCCGCTCGGCGTCAACTATCTCATGACTTACAATCCGACGGAGTTCTTCGTCCGCACCTCGATCGATGCTCTTCAACACACGATCTACGAAGCCATCGCGCTGGTGGTTCTCGTGGTTGTGGTGTTTCTCCAAAGCCTCCGCACCACGATCATTCCGCTTCTGGCGATCCCGGTCTCGTTGGTAGGCACCTTCGCGGCCATGGCAGCCCTCGGCTACAGCATCAATACGCTGACGCTGTTCGCGCTGGTCCTGGCCGTCGGTATCGTCGTCGACGACGCCATCGTTGTCGTGGAGAACGTCGAGCGCTATCTCCACGAGGGCATGTCGCCTAAGGATGCCGCACGCAAAACGATGGACGAAGTCGGAGGCGCGCTGATCTCTATCGCATTGGTGCTGGTGGCAGTTTTCGTGCCGACAATGTTCCTCGACGGGATCACCGGCCAGTTCTTCCGCCAATTCGCGGTGGTGATCGCGGTGGCCACGGTCATCTCGGCCTTCAACTCCCTCACGCTCAGTCCCGCGCTCGCCGGCCTTTTGCTCAAGCCTTACGACGGCCACTCGACCGCGAAGGCCAATGCCTTGTCGCGGATGGTTCGGCCTTTCGTCGACGGCTTCAACAGGTTCTTCGACGTGATGTCCGAAGCATATGGAAAGCTCGCGCGCCGGGTGGTGGGAGGAACGGCTGGAATGCTGCTCGTCTACGCCGTTCTTGTCGGCACGGCTCTGTGGCCCTTCTCCATCGTGCCCCGCGGCTTCGTGCCGGCGGCCGATCAGGGCTATCTCATCGCAACCGCCGAGCTTCCGCCGGGAGCCTCTCTTCAGCGCACCGACGCGGTCGTGCAGGAGATGGGAAAGCGGGCTCGCCAAGTCCCGGGCGTGGAATGGTCGCACATTTTCGCGGGCCAGAACTTCTCGACCGGAACGCTCAGCTCGAATACGGGCGTCGTCTACGCGCAATTGGAAGCATTCGACAAGCGGCACGACGAGTCCAAGTCGGTCGCGAATATCCAGGCAGAGCTCCAAAAGCGCTTCGCCGACATCACGGACGCGAAGATCAACATTTTGACGCCGCCGACCATGCGCGGCATCGGCGCGTCGGGCGGATTCTCGCTCCGCATTCAAGACATCAACAACCGGGGTTCGGCGCAGCTTGACGGCGTTACGCAGAAGTTGCTCACGGCTTTGCGCGCGGACCCGCGCATCGCCTTCGCCTTCTCGCCCTTCAGCGCCACATCACCCGGCTATTTCCTCGACATCGACCGCACCAAGGCCGAAATGCTGGGGGTTCCGACGCAACGCGTGCATGAGACCTTGGAAACGTATCTCGGCAGCGCTTACGTGAACGACTTCAATCTTTCCGGACGAACCTATCAGGTGATCGTGCAAGCCGACGGCGTCAACCGCCTCGACGTCGAACAGATCGCCAAGCTGAAAGCCAGGAGCGACTCCGGCGACATGGTGCCGCTCGGCTCCATCGCAACTTTCCGGACGATCACCGCACCGGACCGGGTGCCTCGCTACAATCTTTATCCGAGCTCGGAAGTGATCGGCAATTCCATTCCATCGATGAGCTCCGGCGAAACCCTGGCGCTGGTCGAACAGATCGCAGCGAAGACTTTGCCGGATGGCTACGCGACCGAGTGGACGGAACTGTCCTATCAGGAAAGGCTGGCCGCCGGTGGCGGTGCGCTATTCGCCCTCAGCGTTGTCTTTGTGTTTCTCGTTCTCGCGGCGCAATACGAAAGTTGGTTCTTGCCGCTTTCCGTTATTCTGATCGTGCCGATGTGCCTGTTGTCCGCGATCGCCGGTGTGATGTGGATGGGGCAGGACAACAACATCCTGACCCAAATCGGGCTTGTTGTCCTCGTCGGGCTGGCGGCGAAGAACGCGATCTTGATCGTGGAATTCGCGCGTGATCTCGAATTGGAGGGCGAGTCGATTGTGGATGCCGTGGTGCATGCCTGCAGACTTCGTCTGCGCCCGATCCTGATGACCTCGCTGGCCTTCATTCTCGGTGTCGTGCCGCTGATGCTGGCCAAGGGTGCGGGCGCCGAACTGCGCCACGCGATCGGCACGACGGTGTTCTTCGGGATGCTGGGCGTCACGGCCTTCGGGCTGATCTTCACGCCCGTGTTCTACGTGGTGATCCGGCGGTGTGCAGAGCTGCTTCGGCGCCGGAAAGCGCGAGGAATGAGCATGGCAGCAGATCCGTTGAGATAG